One genomic window of Diospyros lotus cultivar Yz01 chromosome 8, ASM1463336v1, whole genome shotgun sequence includes the following:
- the LOC127807329 gene encoding uncharacterized protein LOC127807329 isoform X1, with the protein MEGSPQEATTAGDQDRLQPEQRRVRRRLVQSTLFPPKPQENAAEREREDCEKEDGDDDEEYCGSKRKTKRKPKPRASKKVAINYTEIPSSNLDGKHFQATVKSSSFSRASGEEHPQKEQQCVGSPEENDKTCSPLESAANMVSPQQLKRRVNSTPKRKQIQTTPKKKVINGGLRDACPGLISDNTIQSGNATRAIPDLRLEEKMKAEENARIFGGRQMHPFFSSRKIAKKNQEVVDVESYQCCVERKDISTTFSPVHVFEEDHDDSGSLDWGNWKLSERSFISTTCDLKSLCSPVPERSVSALHFDDFLNVCLSSRPLPRNGAIQHEEVSLDRSPVQSEHRHATSPILSADEPVVHSEVSKDIEVGILPSSLQCWQDNILEKSDLLSGNATPVRNLDGAWEDCKMEKTDLLSGNAAPLRNSDIAWEGRFLHERMTTYYHSCGKCPENSLWTNKYLPEKAFEVCGNVEPVNFLSEWLRLWSGRGFKSTKDFTAGKKFALQDDDYYCCSSDSDYENRDDENDPKNVLLVTGPVGSGKSAAIYACAKEQGFQVIEVNTSDWRTRSHVMQRFEGGVESYSVQRTLENPVGSERKSLQKSLPVIFNTTAVEGSDSEVLEPIPLSYEEQSQVATGTPGKFICEENIIATDQSENKPLILFEDVDAVLSEDHGLISTIQKLAETAKRPIILTSNNSNPILPNNWDRLELCFNKPSMKELLFHVYMVCAAEKVKLQPCLLEQFIECCQGDIRKTIMHLQFWCQGQRSRKESERHRMYGSLLFDIDAGHRMLPKIVPWGYPSQLSEIVEKEISKSLMMEESSKLMEEVTEGEVNETNTQQCSKIENIEAKKEEILRSHCPVQDGIELKFQPDTACEFSNSFDSPVAFPRRHVRRKLETVLSSSSEDERLNDTFPVVRDKLFEDANNEMFLEVDSRCPYGLPIERYSNTVAEPLLQLNSKPKNLEESFNLFSEQLVNSKEEAQNCSQCSESALFTQTKGTSKSVDVSCVPESSFVPETEINNVTSLFCGTASCGNVTDTVEAISTSNHPIQNENPVETVNQSISALHPILETVENFNIYMQSIQGEEVGDSQTEHVEAVSRGYLGMDECSRMDFSRGIECHGTPRLLTLKDYAQEAWRRIRGCHTDIRHHVTREEKDASVVLKHAYGMSHLISEVDILFGNCQMLICDSLEPSMIPSERSHSFRWYDDQLWMSSTIAQHGICFYAKQIAAAGLNNGCVSRMDLASEMLACSSSTMALGKLVGQERRIESSDMRPLRSIISIKRELDSNICSVVQSIVPSRLYLATKGDAFYEYLSSLGQISRSEASRLSESSGKTKQRRRHVARSYLSTDGLMLSPDDISLLGRYNCYGKL; encoded by the exons GTTGCCATAAATTATACAGAGATCCCGAGCAGTAATTTGGATGGTAAACATTTTCAGGCTACAGTTA AGTCCAGTTCATTCTCAAGAGCTTCTGGGGAAGAACACCCACAAAAAGAACAGCAGTGTGTTGGTTCACctgaagaaaatgataaaacCTGCTCTCCTTTAGAATCTGCAGCCA ATATGGTGAGTCCACAGCAGTTGAAGCGTCGGGTAAATTCTACACCTAAGAGGAAGCAGATTCAAActacaccaaaaaaaaaagtaataaacgGTGGCCTAAGAGACGCATGCCCCGGTCTGATATCAGATAATACCATACAGAGTGGAAATGCAACACGAGCAATTCCTGATCTTCGATTGGAGGAAAAAATGAAAGCTGAG GAAAATGCACGTATATTTGGGGGAAGACAAATGCATCCATTTTTCTCATCACGGAAAATTGCCAAGAAAAATCAGGAGGTAGTTGACGTGGAGAGTTATCAGTGCTGTGTTGAGAGGAAAGATATAAGCACTACCTTCAGCCCTGTTCATGTATTTGAAGAGGATCAT GATGATTCTGGGTCTCTTGATTGGGGGAATTGGAAGCTTTCTGAAAGAAGCTTTATCTCTACTACTTGTGATCTCAAAAGCTTATGCTCACCAGTTCCTGAAAGGTCAGTCAGTGCCTTACATTTTGATGACTTTCTAAATGTCTGCCTGAGCAGCAGGCCATTGCCTCGCAATGGGGCTATTCAACATGAAGAGGTTTCTTTGGATCGGTCTCCTGTACAATCTGAACATCGTCATGCAACATCGCCGATATTGTCAGCTGATGAGCCAGTGGTGCATTCTGAAGTCTCAAAGGATATAGAG GTTGGTATTTTGCCATCATCACTGCAGTGTTGGCAGGACAATATACTGGAAAAAAGTGATTTGCTATCTGGGAATGCTACCCCTGTAAGAAACTTAGATGGAGCGTGGGAGGACTGTAAAATGGAAAAAACTGATTTGTTATCTGGGAATGCTGCACCTCTAAGAAACTCAGATATTGCATGGGAGGGTAGATTTCTCCATGAACG TATGACAACATATTATCACAGCTGTGGCAAGTGTCCTGAGAACAGCTTATGGACAAACAAATACCTGCCTGAAAAGGCCTTTGAG GTATGCGGTAATGTAGAACCTGTTAATTTCTTAAGTGAGTGGCTACGCCTTTGGAGTGGAAGAGGTTTCAAATCTACTAAGGATTTTACCGCCGGTAAAAAGTTTGCTCTGCAAGATGATGATTATTACTGCTGCTCAAGTGACTCTGATTATGAGAATAGAGATGACGAAAATGATCCAAAGAATGTTCTCTTAGTTACTGGTCCAGTCGGG AGTGGGAAGTCTGCAGCTATTTATGCTTGTGCAAAAGAGCAAGGTTTTCAGGTTATTGAG GTGAATACATCAGACTGGCGGACACGAAGTCATGTGATGCAAAGATTTGAGGGTGGTGTAGAATCATACTCAGTTCAACG TACACTGGAAAATCCTGTGGGTTCAGAGAGGAAGAGCTTACAAAAGTCCTTGCCAGTCATATTCAACACCACAGCAGTGGAAGGGTCTGATAGTGAAGTACTTGAACCGATACCCTTATCATATGAGGAACAATCACAAGTTGCCACTGGAACACCAGGAAAGTTTATTTGCGAGGAAAATATAATAGCTACTGATCAAAGTGAAAACAAACCGTTGATACTCTTTGAGGATGTGGATGCTGTTCTTTCTGAAGATCATGGTCTCATTTCCACTATTCAAAAACTAGCAGAGACAGCAAAGAGGCCTATAATCTTAACCAGCAATA ACAGCAATCCTATTCTGCCAAATAATTGGGACAGGCTTGAGTTATGCTTCAACAAGCCATCAATGAAGGAACTCCTTTTCCATGTATATATG GTTTGTGCAGCAGAAAAAGTGAAACTTCAACCTTGCTTGCTGGAGCAATTTATTGAATGTTGTCAAGGAGATATTCGTAAAACCATTATGCATCTCCAGTTCTGGTGTCAGGGTCAGAGAAGTAGAAAAG AGAGTGAAAGACACAGAATGTATGGTTCACTACTCTTTGATATTGATGCTGGGCACCGGATGCTACCAAAGATAGTCCCTTGGGGTTATCCTTCTCAACTGTCTGAAATTGTGGAAAAGGAGATCTCTAAATCATTGATGATGGAAGAAAGCTCAAAGTTGATGGAGGAAGTAACAGAGGGAGAAGTAAATGAAACCAACACTCAGCAGTGCTCAAAGATTGAAAATATTGAGgccaagaaagaagaaattttaAGAAGCCACTGCCCTGTTCAGGATGGAATTGAGTTGAAGTTCCAACCCGATACTGCTTGTGAATTTTCCAATTCCTTTGATTCACCAGTTGCATTCCCTCGGCGACATGTTCGGAGAAAACTTGAGACAGTATTGTCTTCCAGTTCTGAAGATGAGAGATTAAATGATACATTTCCTGTAGTTCGGGATAAACTCTTTGAGGATGCTAACAATGAAATGTTCCTCGAAGTAGATAGCAGATGTCCTTATGGTCTTCCAATAGAGAGGTACTCCAATACAGTAGCTGAGCCACTGCTGCAGCTCAATTCCAAACCTAAAAATTTGGAGGAAagcttcaatttattttctgAGCAGCTTGTTAACTCTAAAGAGGAGGCACAAAATTGTTCTCAGTGTTCCGAATCTGCACTATTTACACAGACTAAGGGGACTAGCAAATCAGTTGATGTATCCTGTGTGCCAGAATCTTCTTTTGTTCCTGAGACTGAGATCAATAACGTAACATCACTCTTTTGTGGGACAGCATCTTGTGGTAATGTTACTGACACAGTAGAAGCAATTTCTACCAGCAATCATCCAATACAAAATGAGAATCCAGTTGAGACAGTTAATCAATCTATTTCTGCATTACACCCAATTCTGGAAACTGtggaaaattttaatatttacatgCAATCCATTCAAGGAGAGGAGGTGGGGGACTCCCAGACTGAGCATGTGGAGGCTGTTTCAAGAGGGTATCTGGGGATGGATGAGTGTAGTCGTATGGATTTCAGTAGGGGGATCGAGTGTCATGGCACGCCTAGGTTGTTGACATTAAAGGATTATGCTCAAGAAGCGTGGAGAAGAATTCGTGGTTGTCATACAGATATCAGGCATCATGTCACTCGTGAAGAGAAGGATGCTTCTGTAGTCTTGAAACATGCTTATGGAATGAGTCATCTGATATCAGAAGTGGATATATTATTTGGTAACTGCCAAATGCTAATCTGT GATTCCTTGGAACCATCAATGATTCCTTCTGAGAGATCACATTCATTCAGATGGTATGATGATCAATTGTGGATGTCATCCACAATTGCACAACATGGGATTTGCTTCTATGCAAAACAAATTGCTGCTGCAGGATTGAACAATGGTTGTGTTAGTAGAATGGATTTGGCCTCGGAGATGCTAGCATGTTCATCTAGTACAATGGCTTTGGGAAAATTGGTCGGTCAGGAAAGGAGAATTGAGAGTTCAGATATGAGGCCACTAAGAAGTATAATTTCTATAAAAAG GGAATTGGATTCAAACATTTGCTCTGTTGTTCAGTCCATTGTTCCATCAAGATTATACTTAGCAACAAAAGGTGATGCATTCTATGAATACCTCTCCTCACTGGGCCAGATTTCAAGATCAGAAGCCTCCCGTTTATCAGAAAGCTCCGGGAAAACAAAGCAAAGAAG GAGACATGTTGCTCGAAGCTACTTGAGTACAGATGGACTGATGTTGTCGCCTGATGACATTTCATTACTTGGTCGATATAATTGCTATGGGAAGCTTTAA
- the LOC127807329 gene encoding uncharacterized protein LOC127807329 isoform X2 — protein MVSPQQLKRRVNSTPKRKQIQTTPKKKVINGGLRDACPGLISDNTIQSGNATRAIPDLRLEEKMKAEENARIFGGRQMHPFFSSRKIAKKNQEVVDVESYQCCVERKDISTTFSPVHVFEEDHDDSGSLDWGNWKLSERSFISTTCDLKSLCSPVPERSVSALHFDDFLNVCLSSRPLPRNGAIQHEEVSLDRSPVQSEHRHATSPILSADEPVVHSEVSKDIEVGILPSSLQCWQDNILEKSDLLSGNATPVRNLDGAWEDCKMEKTDLLSGNAAPLRNSDIAWEGRFLHERMTTYYHSCGKCPENSLWTNKYLPEKAFEVCGNVEPVNFLSEWLRLWSGRGFKSTKDFTAGKKFALQDDDYYCCSSDSDYENRDDENDPKNVLLVTGPVGSGKSAAIYACAKEQGFQVIEVNTSDWRTRSHVMQRFEGGVESYSVQRTLENPVGSERKSLQKSLPVIFNTTAVEGSDSEVLEPIPLSYEEQSQVATGTPGKFICEENIIATDQSENKPLILFEDVDAVLSEDHGLISTIQKLAETAKRPIILTSNNSNPILPNNWDRLELCFNKPSMKELLFHVYMVCAAEKVKLQPCLLEQFIECCQGDIRKTIMHLQFWCQGQRSRKESERHRMYGSLLFDIDAGHRMLPKIVPWGYPSQLSEIVEKEISKSLMMEESSKLMEEVTEGEVNETNTQQCSKIENIEAKKEEILRSHCPVQDGIELKFQPDTACEFSNSFDSPVAFPRRHVRRKLETVLSSSSEDERLNDTFPVVRDKLFEDANNEMFLEVDSRCPYGLPIERYSNTVAEPLLQLNSKPKNLEESFNLFSEQLVNSKEEAQNCSQCSESALFTQTKGTSKSVDVSCVPESSFVPETEINNVTSLFCGTASCGNVTDTVEAISTSNHPIQNENPVETVNQSISALHPILETVENFNIYMQSIQGEEVGDSQTEHVEAVSRGYLGMDECSRMDFSRGIECHGTPRLLTLKDYAQEAWRRIRGCHTDIRHHVTREEKDASVVLKHAYGMSHLISEVDILFGNCQMLICDSLEPSMIPSERSHSFRWYDDQLWMSSTIAQHGICFYAKQIAAAGLNNGCVSRMDLASEMLACSSSTMALGKLVGQERRIESSDMRPLRSIISIKRELDSNICSVVQSIVPSRLYLATKGDAFYEYLSSLGQISRSEASRLSESSGKTKQRRRHVARSYLSTDGLMLSPDDISLLGRYNCYGKL, from the exons ATGGTGAGTCCACAGCAGTTGAAGCGTCGGGTAAATTCTACACCTAAGAGGAAGCAGATTCAAActacaccaaaaaaaaaagtaataaacgGTGGCCTAAGAGACGCATGCCCCGGTCTGATATCAGATAATACCATACAGAGTGGAAATGCAACACGAGCAATTCCTGATCTTCGATTGGAGGAAAAAATGAAAGCTGAG GAAAATGCACGTATATTTGGGGGAAGACAAATGCATCCATTTTTCTCATCACGGAAAATTGCCAAGAAAAATCAGGAGGTAGTTGACGTGGAGAGTTATCAGTGCTGTGTTGAGAGGAAAGATATAAGCACTACCTTCAGCCCTGTTCATGTATTTGAAGAGGATCAT GATGATTCTGGGTCTCTTGATTGGGGGAATTGGAAGCTTTCTGAAAGAAGCTTTATCTCTACTACTTGTGATCTCAAAAGCTTATGCTCACCAGTTCCTGAAAGGTCAGTCAGTGCCTTACATTTTGATGACTTTCTAAATGTCTGCCTGAGCAGCAGGCCATTGCCTCGCAATGGGGCTATTCAACATGAAGAGGTTTCTTTGGATCGGTCTCCTGTACAATCTGAACATCGTCATGCAACATCGCCGATATTGTCAGCTGATGAGCCAGTGGTGCATTCTGAAGTCTCAAAGGATATAGAG GTTGGTATTTTGCCATCATCACTGCAGTGTTGGCAGGACAATATACTGGAAAAAAGTGATTTGCTATCTGGGAATGCTACCCCTGTAAGAAACTTAGATGGAGCGTGGGAGGACTGTAAAATGGAAAAAACTGATTTGTTATCTGGGAATGCTGCACCTCTAAGAAACTCAGATATTGCATGGGAGGGTAGATTTCTCCATGAACG TATGACAACATATTATCACAGCTGTGGCAAGTGTCCTGAGAACAGCTTATGGACAAACAAATACCTGCCTGAAAAGGCCTTTGAG GTATGCGGTAATGTAGAACCTGTTAATTTCTTAAGTGAGTGGCTACGCCTTTGGAGTGGAAGAGGTTTCAAATCTACTAAGGATTTTACCGCCGGTAAAAAGTTTGCTCTGCAAGATGATGATTATTACTGCTGCTCAAGTGACTCTGATTATGAGAATAGAGATGACGAAAATGATCCAAAGAATGTTCTCTTAGTTACTGGTCCAGTCGGG AGTGGGAAGTCTGCAGCTATTTATGCTTGTGCAAAAGAGCAAGGTTTTCAGGTTATTGAG GTGAATACATCAGACTGGCGGACACGAAGTCATGTGATGCAAAGATTTGAGGGTGGTGTAGAATCATACTCAGTTCAACG TACACTGGAAAATCCTGTGGGTTCAGAGAGGAAGAGCTTACAAAAGTCCTTGCCAGTCATATTCAACACCACAGCAGTGGAAGGGTCTGATAGTGAAGTACTTGAACCGATACCCTTATCATATGAGGAACAATCACAAGTTGCCACTGGAACACCAGGAAAGTTTATTTGCGAGGAAAATATAATAGCTACTGATCAAAGTGAAAACAAACCGTTGATACTCTTTGAGGATGTGGATGCTGTTCTTTCTGAAGATCATGGTCTCATTTCCACTATTCAAAAACTAGCAGAGACAGCAAAGAGGCCTATAATCTTAACCAGCAATA ACAGCAATCCTATTCTGCCAAATAATTGGGACAGGCTTGAGTTATGCTTCAACAAGCCATCAATGAAGGAACTCCTTTTCCATGTATATATG GTTTGTGCAGCAGAAAAAGTGAAACTTCAACCTTGCTTGCTGGAGCAATTTATTGAATGTTGTCAAGGAGATATTCGTAAAACCATTATGCATCTCCAGTTCTGGTGTCAGGGTCAGAGAAGTAGAAAAG AGAGTGAAAGACACAGAATGTATGGTTCACTACTCTTTGATATTGATGCTGGGCACCGGATGCTACCAAAGATAGTCCCTTGGGGTTATCCTTCTCAACTGTCTGAAATTGTGGAAAAGGAGATCTCTAAATCATTGATGATGGAAGAAAGCTCAAAGTTGATGGAGGAAGTAACAGAGGGAGAAGTAAATGAAACCAACACTCAGCAGTGCTCAAAGATTGAAAATATTGAGgccaagaaagaagaaattttaAGAAGCCACTGCCCTGTTCAGGATGGAATTGAGTTGAAGTTCCAACCCGATACTGCTTGTGAATTTTCCAATTCCTTTGATTCACCAGTTGCATTCCCTCGGCGACATGTTCGGAGAAAACTTGAGACAGTATTGTCTTCCAGTTCTGAAGATGAGAGATTAAATGATACATTTCCTGTAGTTCGGGATAAACTCTTTGAGGATGCTAACAATGAAATGTTCCTCGAAGTAGATAGCAGATGTCCTTATGGTCTTCCAATAGAGAGGTACTCCAATACAGTAGCTGAGCCACTGCTGCAGCTCAATTCCAAACCTAAAAATTTGGAGGAAagcttcaatttattttctgAGCAGCTTGTTAACTCTAAAGAGGAGGCACAAAATTGTTCTCAGTGTTCCGAATCTGCACTATTTACACAGACTAAGGGGACTAGCAAATCAGTTGATGTATCCTGTGTGCCAGAATCTTCTTTTGTTCCTGAGACTGAGATCAATAACGTAACATCACTCTTTTGTGGGACAGCATCTTGTGGTAATGTTACTGACACAGTAGAAGCAATTTCTACCAGCAATCATCCAATACAAAATGAGAATCCAGTTGAGACAGTTAATCAATCTATTTCTGCATTACACCCAATTCTGGAAACTGtggaaaattttaatatttacatgCAATCCATTCAAGGAGAGGAGGTGGGGGACTCCCAGACTGAGCATGTGGAGGCTGTTTCAAGAGGGTATCTGGGGATGGATGAGTGTAGTCGTATGGATTTCAGTAGGGGGATCGAGTGTCATGGCACGCCTAGGTTGTTGACATTAAAGGATTATGCTCAAGAAGCGTGGAGAAGAATTCGTGGTTGTCATACAGATATCAGGCATCATGTCACTCGTGAAGAGAAGGATGCTTCTGTAGTCTTGAAACATGCTTATGGAATGAGTCATCTGATATCAGAAGTGGATATATTATTTGGTAACTGCCAAATGCTAATCTGT GATTCCTTGGAACCATCAATGATTCCTTCTGAGAGATCACATTCATTCAGATGGTATGATGATCAATTGTGGATGTCATCCACAATTGCACAACATGGGATTTGCTTCTATGCAAAACAAATTGCTGCTGCAGGATTGAACAATGGTTGTGTTAGTAGAATGGATTTGGCCTCGGAGATGCTAGCATGTTCATCTAGTACAATGGCTTTGGGAAAATTGGTCGGTCAGGAAAGGAGAATTGAGAGTTCAGATATGAGGCCACTAAGAAGTATAATTTCTATAAAAAG GGAATTGGATTCAAACATTTGCTCTGTTGTTCAGTCCATTGTTCCATCAAGATTATACTTAGCAACAAAAGGTGATGCATTCTATGAATACCTCTCCTCACTGGGCCAGATTTCAAGATCAGAAGCCTCCCGTTTATCAGAAAGCTCCGGGAAAACAAAGCAAAGAAG GAGACATGTTGCTCGAAGCTACTTGAGTACAGATGGACTGATGTTGTCGCCTGATGACATTTCATTACTTGGTCGATATAATTGCTATGGGAAGCTTTAA
- the LOC127807329 gene encoding uncharacterized protein LOC127807329 isoform X3, protein MEGSPQEATTAGDQDRLQPEQRRVRRRLVQSTLFPPKPQENAAEREREDCEKEDGDDDEEYCGSKRKTKRKPKPRASKKVAINYTEIPSSNLDGKHFQATVKSSSFSRASGEEHPQKEQQCVGSPEENDKTCSPLESAANMVSPQQLKRRVNSTPKRKQIQTTPKKKVINGGLRDACPGLISDNTIQSGNATRAIPDLRLEEKMKAEENARIFGGRQMHPFFSSRKIAKKNQEVVDVESYQCCVERKDISTTFSPVHVFEEDHDDSGSLDWGNWKLSERSFISTTCDLKSLCSPVPERSVSALHFDDFLNVCLSSRPLPRNGAIQHEEVSLDRSPVQSEHRHATSPILSADEPVVHSEVSKDIEVGILPSSLQCWQDNILEKSDLLSGNATPVRNLDGAWEDCKMEKTDLLSGNAAPLRNSDIAWEGRFLHERMTTYYHSCGKCPENSLWTNKYLPEKAFEVCGNVEPVNFLSEWLRLWSGRGFKSTKDFTAGKKFALQDDDYYCCSSDSDYENRDDENDPKNVLLVTGPVGSGKSAAIYACAKEQGFQVIEVNTSDWRTRSHVMQRFEGGVESYSVQRTLENPVGSERKSLQKSLPVIFNTTAVEGSDSEVLEPIPLSYEEQSQVATGTPGKFICEENIIATDQSENKPLILFEDVDAVLSEDHGLISTIQKLAETAKRPIILTSNNSNPILPNNWDRLELCFNKPSMKELLFHVYMVCAAEKVKLQPCLLEQFIECCQGDIRKTIMHLQFWCQGQRSRKESERHRMYGSLLFDIDAGHRMLPKIVPWGYPSQLSEIVEKEISKSLMMEESSKLMEEVTEGEVNETNTQQCSKIENIEAKKEEILRSHCPVQDGIELKFQPDTACEFSNSFDSPVAFPRRHVRRKLETVLSSSSEDERLNDTFPVVRDKLFEDANNEMFLEVDSRCPYGLPIERYSNTVAEPLLQLNSKPKNLEESFNLFSEQLVNSKEEAQNCSQCSESALFTQTKGTSKSVDVSCVPESSFVPETEINNVTSLFCGTASCGNVTDTVEAISTSNHPIQNENPVETVNQSISALHPILETVENFNIYMQSIQGEEVGDSQTEHVEAVSRGYLGMDECSRMDFSRGIECHGTPRLLTLKDYAQEAWRRIRGCHTDIRHHVTREEKDASVVLKHAYGMSHLISEVDILFGNCQMLIC, encoded by the exons GTTGCCATAAATTATACAGAGATCCCGAGCAGTAATTTGGATGGTAAACATTTTCAGGCTACAGTTA AGTCCAGTTCATTCTCAAGAGCTTCTGGGGAAGAACACCCACAAAAAGAACAGCAGTGTGTTGGTTCACctgaagaaaatgataaaacCTGCTCTCCTTTAGAATCTGCAGCCA ATATGGTGAGTCCACAGCAGTTGAAGCGTCGGGTAAATTCTACACCTAAGAGGAAGCAGATTCAAActacaccaaaaaaaaaagtaataaacgGTGGCCTAAGAGACGCATGCCCCGGTCTGATATCAGATAATACCATACAGAGTGGAAATGCAACACGAGCAATTCCTGATCTTCGATTGGAGGAAAAAATGAAAGCTGAG GAAAATGCACGTATATTTGGGGGAAGACAAATGCATCCATTTTTCTCATCACGGAAAATTGCCAAGAAAAATCAGGAGGTAGTTGACGTGGAGAGTTATCAGTGCTGTGTTGAGAGGAAAGATATAAGCACTACCTTCAGCCCTGTTCATGTATTTGAAGAGGATCAT GATGATTCTGGGTCTCTTGATTGGGGGAATTGGAAGCTTTCTGAAAGAAGCTTTATCTCTACTACTTGTGATCTCAAAAGCTTATGCTCACCAGTTCCTGAAAGGTCAGTCAGTGCCTTACATTTTGATGACTTTCTAAATGTCTGCCTGAGCAGCAGGCCATTGCCTCGCAATGGGGCTATTCAACATGAAGAGGTTTCTTTGGATCGGTCTCCTGTACAATCTGAACATCGTCATGCAACATCGCCGATATTGTCAGCTGATGAGCCAGTGGTGCATTCTGAAGTCTCAAAGGATATAGAG GTTGGTATTTTGCCATCATCACTGCAGTGTTGGCAGGACAATATACTGGAAAAAAGTGATTTGCTATCTGGGAATGCTACCCCTGTAAGAAACTTAGATGGAGCGTGGGAGGACTGTAAAATGGAAAAAACTGATTTGTTATCTGGGAATGCTGCACCTCTAAGAAACTCAGATATTGCATGGGAGGGTAGATTTCTCCATGAACG TATGACAACATATTATCACAGCTGTGGCAAGTGTCCTGAGAACAGCTTATGGACAAACAAATACCTGCCTGAAAAGGCCTTTGAG GTATGCGGTAATGTAGAACCTGTTAATTTCTTAAGTGAGTGGCTACGCCTTTGGAGTGGAAGAGGTTTCAAATCTACTAAGGATTTTACCGCCGGTAAAAAGTTTGCTCTGCAAGATGATGATTATTACTGCTGCTCAAGTGACTCTGATTATGAGAATAGAGATGACGAAAATGATCCAAAGAATGTTCTCTTAGTTACTGGTCCAGTCGGG AGTGGGAAGTCTGCAGCTATTTATGCTTGTGCAAAAGAGCAAGGTTTTCAGGTTATTGAG GTGAATACATCAGACTGGCGGACACGAAGTCATGTGATGCAAAGATTTGAGGGTGGTGTAGAATCATACTCAGTTCAACG TACACTGGAAAATCCTGTGGGTTCAGAGAGGAAGAGCTTACAAAAGTCCTTGCCAGTCATATTCAACACCACAGCAGTGGAAGGGTCTGATAGTGAAGTACTTGAACCGATACCCTTATCATATGAGGAACAATCACAAGTTGCCACTGGAACACCAGGAAAGTTTATTTGCGAGGAAAATATAATAGCTACTGATCAAAGTGAAAACAAACCGTTGATACTCTTTGAGGATGTGGATGCTGTTCTTTCTGAAGATCATGGTCTCATTTCCACTATTCAAAAACTAGCAGAGACAGCAAAGAGGCCTATAATCTTAACCAGCAATA ACAGCAATCCTATTCTGCCAAATAATTGGGACAGGCTTGAGTTATGCTTCAACAAGCCATCAATGAAGGAACTCCTTTTCCATGTATATATG GTTTGTGCAGCAGAAAAAGTGAAACTTCAACCTTGCTTGCTGGAGCAATTTATTGAATGTTGTCAAGGAGATATTCGTAAAACCATTATGCATCTCCAGTTCTGGTGTCAGGGTCAGAGAAGTAGAAAAG AGAGTGAAAGACACAGAATGTATGGTTCACTACTCTTTGATATTGATGCTGGGCACCGGATGCTACCAAAGATAGTCCCTTGGGGTTATCCTTCTCAACTGTCTGAAATTGTGGAAAAGGAGATCTCTAAATCATTGATGATGGAAGAAAGCTCAAAGTTGATGGAGGAAGTAACAGAGGGAGAAGTAAATGAAACCAACACTCAGCAGTGCTCAAAGATTGAAAATATTGAGgccaagaaagaagaaattttaAGAAGCCACTGCCCTGTTCAGGATGGAATTGAGTTGAAGTTCCAACCCGATACTGCTTGTGAATTTTCCAATTCCTTTGATTCACCAGTTGCATTCCCTCGGCGACATGTTCGGAGAAAACTTGAGACAGTATTGTCTTCCAGTTCTGAAGATGAGAGATTAAATGATACATTTCCTGTAGTTCGGGATAAACTCTTTGAGGATGCTAACAATGAAATGTTCCTCGAAGTAGATAGCAGATGTCCTTATGGTCTTCCAATAGAGAGGTACTCCAATACAGTAGCTGAGCCACTGCTGCAGCTCAATTCCAAACCTAAAAATTTGGAGGAAagcttcaatttattttctgAGCAGCTTGTTAACTCTAAAGAGGAGGCACAAAATTGTTCTCAGTGTTCCGAATCTGCACTATTTACACAGACTAAGGGGACTAGCAAATCAGTTGATGTATCCTGTGTGCCAGAATCTTCTTTTGTTCCTGAGACTGAGATCAATAACGTAACATCACTCTTTTGTGGGACAGCATCTTGTGGTAATGTTACTGACACAGTAGAAGCAATTTCTACCAGCAATCATCCAATACAAAATGAGAATCCAGTTGAGACAGTTAATCAATCTATTTCTGCATTACACCCAATTCTGGAAACTGtggaaaattttaatatttacatgCAATCCATTCAAGGAGAGGAGGTGGGGGACTCCCAGACTGAGCATGTGGAGGCTGTTTCAAGAGGGTATCTGGGGATGGATGAGTGTAGTCGTATGGATTTCAGTAGGGGGATCGAGTGTCATGGCACGCCTAGGTTGTTGACATTAAAGGATTATGCTCAAGAAGCGTGGAGAAGAATTCGTGGTTGTCATACAGATATCAGGCATCATGTCACTCGTGAAGAGAAGGATGCTTCTGTAGTCTTGAAACATGCTTATGGAATGAGTCATCTGATATCAGAAGTGGATATATTATTTGGTAACTGCCAAATGCTAATCTGT TAA